In Fragaria vesca subsp. vesca linkage group LG5, FraVesHawaii_1.0, whole genome shotgun sequence, the genomic stretch ACAAGAAATCATTACATCATTAGACAAATAAACAACACCAAAGCAATCAATTCAAAACCAATTAACTAATTCACAACGAAACTAATCAAAACACTAAACAATTTCCAGCTACCTAAATTGTTGTTATGATCATACAAAAATCAATTTGGAAACACTAACCGACTGAAGATGAGGCGATGGCGGATCCACAGCCAAAGGTCTTGAAGACGGCGTCAGTAATCTTGCCCTGCTCGTCGACCTTAATCTGGAGCTTCATGACGTCACCGCAGGCGGGAGCGCCGACGAGTCCGGTACCAACGGAGGGGTCGTTTTTGTCGAAGGAGCCGACGTTGCGGGGGTTGTCGTAGTGGTCCACCACCCTCTCGTGGTAGAAACGACGCGGCGCGGCCATCACCGCCGGCGACTGGGCCTCGCGGGAGCCCTGGAGGAGCCTCTTCGATACCAGCCTCAACATCTTTTAGGGTTTCGGAGAAAGTTTCAGGTGGATTGGATTGGGTTCGATTGGATTGGAGGTTTTGATAGAAAGCTGGAGAAGATAGTGATGAAAATTATAGGGATCGAGATGGAGAAGGGCGGTTTGGGGGTTTAGTGGGTACGTGGACGGTGGAGATGGCTCCAGATGCTAGAGGTTGAGAATTTTTCACAGATATTTTGAGGAGTTGTTACCCTTTTTTGTTGGATGTCCTTTTTGTCTTCTCTCTCTCTCTCTCAACTCAAACGGGTGTCCTTCTCTCCCCAAACCCCAAAGGCCCAAACCCGGATTTTGATATAGAAAATTTCCTTTTTTTTATGAAAAAGAAACACACCTCTATTATGAACCTGGTTTTTTATTGTTCTTGTTGAAGAAGAACGGTGTTCTTATGCAATTCAATCTTGTATAAAAGATTTTCTTTATTTTCCTTAACAAACAAAAAAATTTGATTTCATTTACTTATCTTTTTTATTAGAAAATAATAGTATTGTCATGTCATTGCCAAATAGGCCAATTACATAGAAGTTCACTTTGAGACATTTTATCCCACATAAGTTCATCTCAACATTTTTACCCACATCAGTCCACCAAAGCCTAAATAGAATCTTATATTAGGTATTGAAATTCAACAAAATTACAGACTACAATCTAACCAAAAAATTAGATTTTATCTCTTATATTTACAAAAATGCCACTAATATAAAAAGTCAAAAACCACAAAAAGTCTCTAGCTGACCTTCGACGAGTTCTCTGACCGACCTAGGGCTCCAGCAAACTTTCCAGCCTGACTCTGGGGAATTTTCCGGCTGACCATCAGTAAGGATTCTGGCGACCACAAAATCTATTACAAAGGATAACAAAAGATACTACCGTCAACAAAGAAAGCTACTACCACTGATAACAAAAGATATTACCGATAACAACAAAAGCTAACGCCATCAGCAAAGAAAGCTACTACCATTGACAACGAAAGATACTACCGCCAGCAACAACAACTACTACTGCCATAAAAAAACTATTACAGCTAGAATGAAAAACTATTATCACCAAAAAGAAAAGCTACTACCGTCAGCAACAAAATATACTATAGTCACCAACAAAAGATATTATCGCCAATAACAAAAGATACTACCGCTGTGAACAAAATCTACTACCACTATTAACCAAAGCTATTACTGCCATGAACAAAATCTACTACGCCATCAACCAAAGCTACTACCATGACCCACAAAAGATACTGCAACCACCAACAAAAATATTGTTTTAAGTAATACAAAATCTACTCAATCTATCAAAATATACTATCAGTGACAAAAATGTACTATAACTGTGTTGAGAATATACTACACGCTAGATTTACAAATCTCGATTGCATTCATCTCATACACTATCAGAACACGATTACATTATTTCTCTTCCATTGAATTTCTATCGAATGAAGAGCAACATCAACACAAAACATCACCATACTCTTTGTTTACAGTTTCTCAAAACCAAGGGAAATAGACTCCAACCAAATTACAAACGCATCTTACCATGCAAAGGACTCAAACACTATACAAGCTACCAAGGAAAACTATCAAATATACATGGAGAAATCTGAGGGCAGATAATCGATGTAGGACCGGGGCCGACCTCCAGCCAACCTCCGACAGACCGCTTCTGAACTAAAACACCAAAAATTGAAACCCTAAGTTTTAGAGTGAAATCTATTTTCGATTGAAAATTAGAGAGAGCGAAGAGCTGAACTAACCTCGGGATCCATGTGGCTCTCGAGATCTGATGTCGTGGAAGAAGGATATAGGACTCAAAGATGACGTCTTCGTCCTCGACGGTGGATCTGCCACCATGAAGGTCAACGACGAAACCGCGAGAAAGATCCGGCAGATGTACTAAGGCGCAGAAGATCTCTGCTTCAGTAGAGGAGTAGACCCGGACCTGAGGTGAGGCCGAAGAGGCGGCCGCCTTAGGCCCCAAAAACCTGGGGGCACCAAATCTTGTCGCTGCCTTGAGCATGAGGCCGACCCTCCATGGAAGCTAAAGCTTCAAGCTGTGGCTGTTTGAGTTTTGGCATGGGTTTTTTGAAATGAAAAACAGAGAAGAGAAATGGTTGGGTTAAGAAGAGAAGAGAAGGGAGAGAGAGAAGTTTGATGATGATTGATGAACAATAATGATTGTTGATATTTTCAAACAAATCTATGGGTTTTTTTTTTGGAAGCTTCTTTTTTTGGCTAATTCATCCCCATTGTTAAGTTGGTGGACCCCCTCTCTCGGGTTAAGATTTTTGTGTGGTAATATACACAAGAAAAGAACTTCATTCAACTAACCAGGTAAGTTACAAAGGCTAGCAGCATCCTTAAATTACAAAATTCGGTCAGATCGTCTGACCAACGTACTCTTTGATACCATAAAAAAGAAGAAGTTTATATTGATTTAGAACATCTTTAGCTCTTCTATGACTGATTGACCATTTTTTTAATGATCATTAGAGGACACTATTTTTAGATCTCGCCTTAGGTCTTGAAATCTCAGGTTCGGCCTTGTAGAGGAGGCACGTGACTAGTTGGGCGCCGAGCAGGAGGTGGATGACGTCATCGTCGTGATTAGTTGGATGTTATAGATGCGGTCGTGGCCGAAGAAAAGATCGTCAAGGCGTCTTCGACGGTCAATCCAGATTCCAAAAGTCACTGTCGAGGCGGGCGTCATCGTCGGAAATGTAATCGAGGATGACAGGAAGTCGTCGTCGAGGCAGCGACGACGTCAAAATCGAAGGTGGAAGAATGTGGAAGAATGGAGAGAGAGAGAGAGAGAGAGAGAGAGAGAGAGAGAGAGAGAGAGAGAGAGAGAGAGAGAGAGAGTAGTAGTAGTAGTAGTAGTAGTAAGTAAGTANNNNNNNNNNNNNNNNNNNNATAAAAAAAATTGAGCCTGCAAATTAGACTTTTATAGGTAAAAATGTTATGATGGACTTATGCAGAAGAAAATGTCTCAAGGTAGACTTATATGAAATTTTCTATAAAACAATTCAAAATTCACATCTAATCTTTGCTTTTGAACAACCAAATTAATCTTATTCTTAATTGAATACCTTTAACAATACATGGTTTCAATCAATCATGTTAATACCTTCGATGCGAGAATATGAACTTAAGGAATATCCAATTCATTGCTTTTAGAATACATAGGATGGAATCAAATACTAGAACGAACAATATCTCTCTAAACTCTTATT encodes the following:
- the LOC101302555 gene encoding iron-sulfur cluster assembly protein 1-like, with translation MLRLVSKRLLQGSREAQSPAVMAAPRRFYHERVVDHYDNPRNVGSFDKNDPSVGTGLVGAPACGDVMKLQIKVDEQGKITDAVFKTFGCGSAIASSSVATEWVKGRQMEEVLTIKNTEIAKHLSLPPVKLHCSMLAEDAIKAAVKDYQTKLAKSSNGSSEASPVDKAASA